One part of the Oscillospiraceae bacterium genome encodes these proteins:
- a CDS encoding M23 family metallopeptidase, with the protein MKRTKSHTKEVPKRKSGCFLFLILLTISLLFLLGNPNFKKNLDYFLRGEANLGAFFSDMQVSYQTHLTYPDFSMPIAGNITSPFGERINPLTNQPEQHTGIDIDISSDNQVKAAASGTVLKIGVDERFGNYIILSHDGNFSTCYAHLESVSVTEGMKITKKSPIGIAGESGTVTGPHLHFEIRKGEKRMNPALFLPK; encoded by the coding sequence GTGAAAAGAACAAAATCACATACCAAAGAAGTCCCCAAACGGAAAAGCGGATGTTTTTTATTTTTGATATTACTGACAATTTCCTTGTTATTCTTGTTGGGAAATCCTAATTTTAAGAAAAACCTGGATTATTTTTTAAGAGGGGAAGCCAATCTGGGGGCGTTTTTCTCTGATATGCAGGTATCGTACCAGACCCATCTCACCTACCCTGATTTTTCCATGCCCATTGCAGGAAATATCACCTCTCCTTTTGGAGAAAGAATCAATCCCCTGACAAATCAACCGGAACAGCATACAGGAATTGATATTGATATTTCTTCGGATAATCAAGTAAAAGCCGCTGCCTCGGGAACAGTTCTCAAAATCGGTGTAGATGAACGGTTCGGAAATTATATCATCCTATCTCACGATGGGAATTTTTCCACCTGTTATGCCCATCTGGAAAGCGTCTCGGTAACAGAAGGAATGAAAATTACAAAAAAATCGCCCATTGGAATTGCAGGCGAAAGTGGAACCGTTACGGGTCCCCACCTTCATTTTGAGATTAGAAAAGGTGAAAAACGAATGAATCCTGCATTGTTTTTACCCAAATGA